The following coding sequences are from one Lolium rigidum isolate FL_2022 chromosome 6, APGP_CSIRO_Lrig_0.1, whole genome shotgun sequence window:
- the LOC124662520 gene encoding uncharacterized protein LOC124662520, translating to MADGAKRIDLGAPLRSAVRPPCHKPDLNSGPLRHPGAVPFVWEQSPGRPKSVRTRRAAPPSPSPAPSPHHPRPSEDEGAGGATPYHDALCLAEREHSPLYPDPAPAAAAPQNRPTGRKVEWAEADAKAPEALLSVADVLRNQDEDAAGDDEERFSDAQDTLSRTESFTVNCSVSGLSGAPPDRPGPAAGAAAPPDPDARGFMMDRFLPAAQAVAVGSPQYTFRKAGAGSSAREHAHASWRAGGDDDRARRTPVQLPYQHLPPNYLSCNYPRREDPVEEEDDDDCDDVQSTRGFASKGCGLLPGLCVKTSLLLLNPVPAMKNGKARGRGRGRGLPSKGRGQNAPSPLARSSQNKNLGCDSNGRYWEEVYKHKLEQKYVHQAEDKRSKMTSESNHLTFWSDSQTGDGSSPFHQSIGGGASPYRRDVALSPSHKESVSFEVRDRDEKMSRSNGSSSLGIDHDHGSLVGSDHSSFKGSSSMSSGVDKTSHEDSMDHRAGIDSDTSHLALLPAPKPSLNTGSDVQLGGKPIVGSNSIAEVQDNGPSTERITEVLEPAVLMPRNAGLVKFDDTKTSTYDTSQDVPLRSEENIAIKKESRPLQYLMPLPVPKSPSDSWLSRNLPSVKNKPPAPSFLGIQVQPKKQAPWASAHPKENGLKPPRQRQIRFADVVERPNYVDTEI from the exons ATGGCGGACGGGGCCAAGCGGATCGACCTGGGCGCGCCGCTGCGCTCCGCGGTGCGCCCGCCCTGCCACAAGCCCGACCTCAACTCCGGCCCCCTCCGCCACCCCGGCGCCGTGCCCTTCGTCTGGGAGCAGAGCCCCGGCCGCCCCAAGAGCGTCCGCACCCGCCGCGCGGCGCCGCCCTCGCCCTCGCCCGCGCCTTCCCCGCACCACCCGCGCCCGTCGGAGGACGAAGGGGCCGGCGGCGCCACCCCGTACCACGACGCCCTATGCCTCGCGGAGCGCGAGCACTCGCCGCTCTACCCAgaccccgcccccgccgccgccgcgcctcagaACCGTCCCACAGGCCGCAAGGTCGAGTGGGCGGAGGCCGACGCCAAGGCACCAGAGGCGTTGCTGTCCGTCGCCGACGTGCTACGAAACCAAGACGAGGacgccgccggcgacgacgaggagcggTTCTCGGACGCGCAGGACACGCTCTCGCGTACGGAGTCCTTCACCGTTAACTGCAGCGTCAGCGGCCTCAGCGGCGCGCCGCCGGACCGCCCCGGCCCCGCCGCCGGCGCGGCCGCACCTCCCGACCCAGACGCCCGCGGCTTCATGATGGACCGCTTCCTGCCGGCCGCGCAGGCGGTGGCCGTGGGCTCGCCGCAGTACACCTTCCGCAAGGCCGGCGCCGGCAGCTCCGCCCGCGAGCACGCGCATGCCAGCTGGAGAGCGGGCGGTGATGACGATCGCGCCAGGAGGACGCCGGTACAGCTCCCCTACCAGCACCTGCCTCCCAATTATCTGTCCTGTAACTATCCCAGACGTGAGGACcctgtggaggaggaggacgatgacgactgCGACGATGTACAAAGTACCCGAGGTTTTGCATCCAAGGGGTGTGGCCTGCTCCCTGGTTTGTGCGTCAAAACATCCTTGCTACTACTCAATCCAGTGCCTGCAATGAAGAACGGCAAGGCGCGTGGGAGAGGGAGAGGCAGGGGGTTGCCATCCAAGGGCAGGGGACAGAATGCACCCAGCCCTCTTGCCCGGAGCTCACAGAACAAGAACCTTGGTTGCGATTCTAATGGG CGATACTGGGAGGAAGTGTACAAGCACAAGTTGGAGCAGAAGTATGTTCACCAAGCAGAGGATAAGAGGAGCAAGATGACGAGTGAGTCGAACCACCTGACATTTTGGAGCGACTCTCAGACCGGGGATGGGTCTTCACCATTCCACCAGTCCATAGGTGGTGGCGCCTCTCCCTACCGCCGCGATGTCGCCTTGTCGCCGTCACATAAAGAAAGTGTATCATTTGAAGTAAGAGATAGAGATGAGAAGATGAGTAGAAGCAATGGCTCTAGCTCCCTTGGAATAGATCATGATCACGGCTCATTGGTTGGATCAGATCATAGTAGTTTCAAGGGATCAAGCTCCATGAGCTCGGGGGTCGATAAAACATCGCACGAAGACTCAATGGATCACCGTGCAGGCATTGATTCAGATACTAGCCACTTGGCTCTGTTACCGGCTCCAAAGCCATCTTTGAATACAGGATCTGATGTTCAACTTGGAGGAAAACCTATAGTTGGAAGTAACAGTATAGCGGAAGTTCAAGATAATGGTCCGTCGACAGAAAGAATCACCGAAGTGCTAGAACCCGCTGTGTTAATGCCAAGAAATGCCGGATTGGTGAAATTTGATGATACAAAAACTTCCACTTATGATACTAGTCAGGATGTTCCACTACGTTCGGAAGAGAATATTGCTATCAAGAAGGAAAGTAGGCCTTTGCAATATCTAATGCCGTTGCCTGTCCCAAAATCACCTTCGGACTCCTGGCTTTCTCGCAATCTGCCATCTGTGAAGAATAAACCACCTGCGCCATCTTTCCTTGGAATCCAAGTACAGCCGAAGAAACAAGCTCCCTGGGCTTCGGCACATCCAAAGGAGAATGGTCTTAAGCCCCCAAGGCAGCGTCAAATAAGATTTGCAGAT GTGGTTGAGAGGCCTAATTATGTGGATACTGAGATATGA